Within the Thermovirga sp. genome, the region GTATCCCACTGTACACTCGCTGTAGCCGTGTTAGTATGGCTAGGTAACCAAACAGGCCTTTTCATCAGAGGACATTCATCATAGTTCAGGAAAGGGCGATTGTGCCAAAAGGGTTGATATCTTCTCGGCGCTCCAGAATCGACCCTGGTCCATCCCTGGACACTCCAGGGAGCGCTCAATCCAACCCTGTCTCGTCCGGAGTAGGCTGGGCCAGAAGGGGAAGAGCCTGCATTGAAGGGGTCTCACGCTGTAAATTCCACACCGGGCGTTTTCACTGTCGTACATGACGCAGTCCCAGTTGGGGCGCTCCTTGAGGGACTTTCTGACTCGTCGTTCAACGACGAAGTCCCTGAGGAACGATCCTTTTTCCAGGCCAAGGTGCGCCGCGATCGCTTCAATCTCCCCGGGGGAGAGCCAGACCGCCCCGGGTTCACCCCGGCAGCAACGGCCACAACCGATGCAGGAAAAATATAAACCTTCTTGCCACCACGGTTTATATAGTAACTCAGCGGGTCCCTCTTTTTCAACCTCGTAAAGAGGTTCCGGCCTGTATATCATATCACCAAACCTTTCTTTCCCTGCGTCGGGAAGCTCCAATAAGTGAACCGCTGGAACGGAGTCTATCAAGATTATCCAGCGCTTTGCCGGTCCCGATGGCGACGCATTCAAGCGGCAGGTCCGCCACGTAGGCTGGAATCTGGGTCTTCTTCATGATGAGTTCGGGTAAACCTTTGAGGAGAGCACCCCCGCCGGAGAGGGTTATGCCCCGGTCGATGATGTCGGCGGAGAGTTCGGGGGGAGTCTTCTCCAGGACCTGCCTGATACCCTCTATTATCATGTTGACCGTCTCTTCAATGGCCTTGGCCACGATACGGTCGGTGATCTCGACCTGTCTCGGGAGGCCGTGAACGAGGTCGCGCCCCTTTATTACCATAGCTTGTTCCTTCCGCGGCGAGGGATCGCAGTTGGCGGCGTTGATCTTGATCGCCTCCGCCGTCTGTTCCCCTATGGCGAGGTTGTACTCCTTTCGGATGAACCGGGTGATATTCTCGTCGAGCCGGTCTCCCCCAAGCCTCAAGGATTCGGACACGACAATGCCTCCATAGGATAGGACAGCCACGTCGGTCGT harbors:
- a CDS encoding rod shape-determining protein, whose product is MWGMDIGIDLGTANVLVFMKNNGVVLREPSVVAVDLNTDRILAVGDEAKNMLGRTPGNVVAIRPLKDGVIADYTMTEAMLRHFLKKVITGFGRLMRRRGMICVPSGATDVERRAVLEAAVEIGTKEAFLIEEPMAAAIGANLDISEPRGNLIVDIGGGTTDVAVLSYGGIVVSESLRLGGDRLDENITRFIRKEYNLAIGEQTAEAIKINAANCDPSPRKEQAMVIKGRDLVHGLPRQVEITDRIVAKAIEETVNMIIEGIRQVLEKTPPELSADIIDRGITLSGGGALLKGLPELIMKKTQIPAYVADLPLECVAIGTGKALDNLDRLRSSGSLIGASRRRERKVW
- a CDS encoding YkgJ family cysteine cluster protein, coding for MIYRPEPLYEVEKEGPAELLYKPWWQEGLYFSCIGCGRCCRGEPGAVWLSPGEIEAIAAHLGLEKGSFLRDFVVERRVRKSLKERPNWDCVMYDSENARCGIYSVRPLQCRLFPFWPSLLRTRQGWIERSLECPGMDQGRFWSAEKISTLLAQSPFPEL